The following are from one region of the Paenalkalicoccus suaedae genome:
- a CDS encoding peptide ABC transporter permease, translating to MNVGVGLGEIFVFLLIYGLLMSFLLRSMAVSRKRGYYLKLSILLVLYISITIFIWTRYKAEENHVNSHSGLDPISYTNEALLMIGGFTAFNLLLIVVGVYLNKRSNHT from the coding sequence ATGAACGTTGGAGTAGGATTAGGAGAGATATTCGTCTTTTTGCTTATTTATGGTCTCTTGATGAGCTTCCTCCTACGATCAATGGCGGTATCACGCAAACGAGGCTATTATCTAAAACTCTCAATCCTCCTCGTTTTGTACATATCCATAACTATTTTTATCTGGACGCGCTATAAGGCGGAGGAAAATCACGTTAACTCTCATAGTGGTCTGGATCCAATTAGCTATACAAACGAAGCATTGTTAATGATTGGAGGCTTTACGGCTTTTAACTTGTTACTAATAGTAGTAGGTGTCTATTTAAATAAACGATCCAATCATACGTAA
- a CDS encoding alpha amylase family protein produces MKKAWIFVMTLLLVFVTWVPSTYANSGQSNAVNGIVNNPNMKARILWYDLSANLFALDTREKVEEIVEKTANANIETIILDVKNPSGFVAYDSDIAPHVGTSVNPRYQGYDPEYDLMATVIDVAKDYDLEVHASINVFSEGSTVYREGPAFDNPDWQTTLYQPVRFLELASGETRQLTAINAQRGDNQLVLYSPDAYEVSPANRWGVEVQVTDGVVTEISDRANTGAPALAVPENGYVLSGHGIEAQWLRDNLSVGTELTADNMETRLIKAEEGTSPSTFVNPINQDVQQYELSLLEEIITNYDVDGVVLDRARYNNIFADFSEESRVAFEAWLGESVPNFPEDIYTFEFDGNDALTVPGTYYKEWIEWRASNIQDFFAQAENLVHSLDNDVLFSTYVGAWYQDYYNEGVNWASRHYEPDYDWASDSYHTTGYAELLDFIMVGTYFEDVTKEDGILNRDNPDYSVEGSAEIAMEVVNNATFVYGSLYLLQYQNDPERFREAIRMDLELTHGIMLFDLVYLEMYDWWHIVEEELAQPKRTPHQIPGLLKQLRKDR; encoded by the coding sequence ATGAAGAAAGCATGGATATTCGTCATGACACTGTTACTCGTTTTTGTTACATGGGTGCCAAGTACATACGCAAACAGCGGGCAATCGAACGCAGTAAACGGCATCGTCAACAACCCAAATATGAAGGCACGAATTCTTTGGTACGACCTCTCTGCAAACCTATTCGCACTAGATACACGCGAAAAAGTAGAGGAAATCGTCGAGAAAACAGCGAATGCTAATATTGAGACCATTATTTTGGATGTAAAAAATCCATCTGGCTTTGTTGCCTATGATAGTGACATCGCGCCACATGTTGGAACATCTGTAAACCCACGTTATCAAGGATATGATCCTGAATATGACCTGATGGCAACTGTTATTGATGTGGCAAAAGATTACGACTTAGAGGTTCACGCAAGCATTAACGTATTTTCTGAAGGAAGCACAGTATATCGCGAAGGACCGGCCTTTGATAACCCTGACTGGCAAACAACGCTTTATCAGCCAGTTAGATTCCTAGAGCTTGCAAGTGGTGAAACGCGCCAGCTAACGGCTATAAATGCGCAGCGTGGTGATAACCAGCTTGTGCTTTATAGTCCAGACGCCTACGAGGTTTCTCCCGCTAATCGTTGGGGAGTGGAGGTGCAGGTGACAGATGGCGTCGTGACGGAGATCTCGGATCGCGCGAATACAGGAGCGCCAGCACTCGCGGTACCAGAGAATGGCTATGTGCTATCTGGACACGGCATCGAGGCGCAGTGGCTACGCGATAACCTCTCCGTCGGCACAGAGCTCACTGCAGATAATATGGAAACGAGGCTGATCAAAGCGGAGGAAGGCACAAGCCCCTCCACGTTTGTTAACCCAATCAATCAAGACGTTCAGCAATATGAGTTATCGTTGTTAGAAGAAATTATTACGAACTATGATGTGGACGGCGTTGTTCTTGACCGCGCTCGCTACAACAACATCTTTGCTGATTTTAGTGAAGAGAGCCGTGTTGCATTTGAAGCATGGTTAGGCGAATCTGTTCCAAATTTCCCAGAGGACATTTACACGTTCGAATTTGATGGCAACGACGCACTGACAGTGCCAGGCACATATTACAAAGAGTGGATTGAGTGGAGAGCATCAAACATTCAGGACTTTTTTGCTCAGGCCGAAAATCTCGTGCACTCACTAGATAACGACGTGCTCTTCAGCACATATGTTGGAGCTTGGTATCAGGATTATTATAACGAAGGCGTTAACTGGGCAAGTAGACACTATGAGCCTGACTACGATTGGGCAAGTGATTCTTATCATACAACTGGTTACGCGGAGCTTCTAGATTTCATTATGGTAGGCACGTACTTTGAAGACGTAACAAAAGAAGATGGCATCTTAAACCGCGACAATCCTGATTATAGTGTGGAAGGATCGGCAGAGATTGCGATGGAGGTAGTCAACAACGCGACGTTCGTGTACGGCAGCCTTTACCTTCTTCAATATCAAAATGATCCAGAGCGTTTCCGCGAAGCGATTCGTATGGATTTAGAATTGACGCACGGTATTATGCTATTTGACCTCGTTTACTTAGAAATGTATGACTGGTGGCATATTGTCGAAGAGGAGCTTGCACAGCCAAAGCGTACGCCTCATCAAATTCCAGGATTACTAAAGCAATTACGTAAAGACCGATAA
- a CDS encoding aldo/keto reductase, with protein sequence MNLQSTITLNNGVEMPRFGLGVYKVESGNEVEHAVKEALNVGYTHIDTAAFYDNEKGVGRMIKEANKEIFVTTKVWNDDQGYDATLRAFEKSQKNLGVDVIDLYLIHWPVKGKFVDTWKAMEKLYEEGQVRAIGVSNFLERELDELAQHSSTIPAVNQVEYHPWLQQHSLYDYCKHQGIQLEAWSPLTRGRKLDDETLLEIAKKHNKSAAQIILRWNVQKDVITIPKSVTPERIKENANIFDFELDADDMVTLATLDEGLRFGSHPKKFSE encoded by the coding sequence ATGAACCTACAGTCAACGATTACGTTAAATAATGGGGTAGAGATGCCACGATTTGGGCTCGGAGTATATAAGGTGGAGTCCGGTAATGAAGTAGAACATGCAGTAAAAGAAGCGCTTAACGTTGGTTATACGCACATTGATACGGCGGCGTTTTACGACAACGAAAAAGGCGTAGGTCGTATGATCAAAGAAGCCAATAAAGAGATTTTCGTGACGACGAAGGTGTGGAATGATGATCAAGGCTACGATGCCACTCTACGAGCGTTTGAAAAAAGTCAGAAGAATTTAGGGGTTGATGTGATTGACCTCTATCTCATCCACTGGCCAGTGAAGGGGAAGTTTGTGGATACGTGGAAAGCAATGGAGAAGCTTTATGAAGAGGGACAGGTGCGTGCAATCGGAGTTAGTAATTTTTTAGAGCGAGAATTAGACGAGCTTGCACAGCATTCTTCGACGATACCTGCTGTCAACCAAGTAGAGTACCATCCGTGGCTCCAGCAACATTCTCTTTATGATTACTGTAAGCATCAAGGGATCCAGTTAGAAGCATGGAGTCCACTAACTCGTGGTCGCAAATTAGATGATGAGACACTTCTTGAGATTGCGAAAAAACATAACAAATCAGCAGCACAAATTATATTGCGATGGAATGTCCAAAAGGATGTTATCACCATTCCAAAATCGGTCACTCCAGAACGAATTAAAGAGAATGCAAACATTTTTGATTTTGAGTTAGATGCAGATGATATGGTGACGTTAGCGACACTTGATGAAGGGTTACGATTTGGAAGTCACCCTAAGAAATTTTCGGAATAA
- a CDS encoding M3 family oligoendopeptidase — translation MWNLDTIFPGGSESKQFNQFLVNTETDLSVMTLKVDKAKGSDAPDVEQWAAIIDRINSVSMKVREVSAFVSCLSAQDVTDQEAGLLLGKVKRLGAQHGKLLSSVDEQLLAFTDAQWDALTQVEGLQEIAFNLDERRNRAKEKLSTDKEQLIQTLAVDGYHAWGDLYNTIVGRMRVEIKEKGRKKSYSVGQAANKLGDKNRAVRKYAFEQFEKAWEDEADLFATTLNSLAGFRLATYEARGWDSVLKEPLEINRMKQETLDVMWETITKNKDAFIGYMHRKAELLGLDKLSMYDISAPISDHVAHVSYDDAADMIVEQFGQFSPQMAEFAQKAFDEEWIEAEDRDNKRPGGFCTSFPIREQSRIFMTYDGTASNVATLAHELGHAYHQHVMNDLPYMAQGYAMNVAETASTFAEMIVADASVKQASSDEEKIQLLDDKLNRSVAFFMNIHSRFLFETRFYEERKEGLVSKKRLNELMHEAQKEAYGDAINDYSPTFWASKLHFHITGVPFYNFPYTFGYLFSMGIYAKAMEEGADFEQKYIDLLRDTGRLDVETLADKHLGVDLTKPDFWQQAIDFVKQDVRTFMELTEKK, via the coding sequence GTGTGGAATCTCGACACGATTTTCCCCGGCGGAAGTGAATCGAAGCAGTTTAATCAATTCCTTGTAAACACGGAGACGGATTTATCGGTGATGACGCTGAAGGTAGATAAAGCGAAGGGCTCTGACGCTCCAGATGTGGAGCAGTGGGCGGCTATTATTGACCGCATAAATAGCGTTAGTATGAAAGTGCGTGAGGTATCGGCGTTTGTAAGCTGTTTATCTGCACAGGATGTGACGGACCAGGAGGCGGGCTTACTACTTGGTAAGGTGAAGCGTCTTGGCGCACAGCACGGAAAGCTATTATCATCCGTCGATGAGCAACTACTTGCCTTTACAGATGCACAGTGGGATGCCTTGACGCAGGTTGAAGGTTTGCAAGAGATCGCATTTAACTTAGATGAGCGTCGTAACCGCGCGAAGGAAAAGCTCTCGACAGATAAAGAGCAGCTGATCCAAACGCTAGCAGTTGATGGCTATCACGCTTGGGGTGACCTGTATAACACGATCGTTGGTCGTATGCGCGTGGAGATCAAGGAGAAGGGTCGTAAGAAATCTTACTCAGTTGGTCAAGCTGCGAACAAGCTAGGTGATAAAAATCGCGCAGTAAGAAAGTACGCGTTCGAGCAGTTTGAAAAGGCGTGGGAGGATGAAGCAGACCTCTTCGCAACGACATTAAACAGTCTTGCTGGCTTCCGCCTTGCGACATACGAAGCGCGTGGCTGGGATAGCGTTTTAAAAGAGCCACTTGAAATCAATCGCATGAAGCAGGAAACACTAGACGTGATGTGGGAAACAATCACGAAAAACAAGGATGCGTTTATTGGCTACATGCACCGTAAAGCGGAGCTACTTGGGCTTGATAAGCTATCCATGTATGACATTAGTGCTCCAATATCTGATCACGTGGCGCACGTTAGCTATGACGATGCAGCAGACATGATCGTCGAGCAGTTTGGTCAATTTAGTCCACAAATGGCGGAGTTTGCGCAAAAAGCGTTTGACGAAGAGTGGATTGAAGCGGAGGATCGCGATAATAAGCGTCCTGGCGGATTCTGCACAAGCTTCCCAATTCGCGAGCAGTCTCGTATCTTCATGACGTATGATGGTACGGCATCAAACGTCGCGACACTTGCTCACGAGCTTGGTCACGCGTATCACCAGCACGTGATGAATGACTTACCTTACATGGCGCAGGGCTACGCGATGAACGTCGCGGAGACGGCATCAACGTTTGCGGAGATGATTGTTGCAGACGCGTCTGTGAAGCAGGCGTCTTCTGATGAGGAAAAGATTCAGCTACTTGACGATAAGCTCAACCGTAGCGTTGCATTCTTCATGAACATTCACTCCCGTTTCCTTTTCGAAACACGGTTTTATGAAGAGCGCAAGGAAGGGTTAGTAAGCAAAAAACGACTAAACGAGCTGATGCACGAAGCACAAAAAGAAGCGTACGGAGATGCCATCAATGACTACTCTCCAACCTTCTGGGCGTCGAAGCTACACTTCCATATTACAGGCGTTCCGTTTTATAACTTCCCTTACACGTTCGGCTACCTGTTTAGCATGGGCATCTATGCGAAGGCAATGGAGGAAGGCGCTGACTTCGAACAGAAGTACATTGACCTTCTTCGCGACACAGGTCGTCTAGACGTAGAGACGTTAGCGGACAAGCACTTAGGCGTTGACCTAACAAAGCCAGACTTCTGGCAACAGGCAATCGACTTTGTGAAGCAAGACGTGCGTACGTTCATGGAGCTTACGGAGAAGAAATAA
- a CDS encoding NAD(P)-dependent oxidoreductase, whose amino-acid sequence MTKTIGFIGTGVMGASMAKHLLHAGYEVNVYTRTKSRADAVLEAGGKWYEDVKGVAQNSDVIITIVGYPQDVEEVYLGESGILAHAKEGSFTVDMTTSKPSLAKEIFEAARERNIHALDAPVSGGDVGAREAKLAIMIGGEEEAVEELRPIFEVLGQNVQHLGAAGLGQYTKMANQIAIASTMVGVSESLAYAKKAGLDPEQVIATISTGAAGSFSLSNLAPRMLKGDFAPGFYIKHFIKDMGIAIESAEEMGLDLPGLKQAKGLYDQLATNGEADSGTQALIKYYLQ is encoded by the coding sequence ATGACGAAAACAATTGGATTTATCGGTACAGGAGTAATGGGCGCGAGTATGGCCAAGCACTTGTTACATGCAGGCTATGAGGTGAACGTGTATACGCGAACGAAATCTCGTGCAGATGCTGTGCTTGAAGCAGGGGGCAAATGGTATGAAGATGTGAAGGGCGTTGCTCAAAACTCAGACGTTATCATTACGATCGTTGGGTACCCTCAGGACGTTGAGGAGGTCTATCTTGGAGAGAGCGGAATCTTAGCGCACGCAAAGGAAGGTAGCTTTACGGTAGATATGACAACGTCCAAGCCATCTTTAGCGAAGGAGATTTTTGAAGCAGCAAGAGAGCGAAACATCCACGCGTTAGATGCGCCAGTTAGTGGCGGTGACGTGGGTGCGCGCGAGGCAAAGCTAGCCATTATGATTGGTGGCGAAGAAGAAGCGGTAGAGGAACTGCGTCCGATTTTTGAGGTGCTTGGTCAAAACGTTCAGCATTTAGGTGCTGCGGGTCTCGGTCAATATACAAAAATGGCCAATCAGATCGCGATTGCAAGCACGATGGTAGGTGTGAGTGAGTCACTTGCGTACGCCAAAAAAGCGGGACTTGACCCTGAGCAAGTGATTGCAACGATTTCGACAGGAGCGGCCGGTAGCTTCTCCTTATCTAACTTAGCACCACGTATGCTTAAAGGTGATTTTGCACCAGGGTTTTACATTAAGCATTTCATTAAGGACATGGGAATTGCGATTGAGTCTGCTGAAGAAATGGGACTTGATTTGCCAGGACTTAAGCAGGCAAAGGGGCTATATGATCAGCTGGCAACAAATGGTGAGGCCGACTCTGGCACACAGGCTTTGATTAAATACTATCTACAATAG
- a CDS encoding ATP-binding protein produces MFNTLRSKLFTFTILITFLPMVIIGIVSYMTQKQDLTNQAERSLLAQSAQMNTEITRFISDRFNDAAFLAQNPVVQDSTSTTLELREQLAQFLSVYTIYTEVLLVDPNGTVTLDIFNDLEGENLADREWFSSVSNGNIYMTDVYHSTLVDAPVLLLAAPVYDESGELARMVVPAFDLTSLNTIVEEFGGAADSTWEGYTFIVNGEGDIISHPETSRILTENYFDETGRSNNELESNALYNEVARVNGEVQAISQVEPFPGFDHDWFVAVTVDEEDLYAPLDGLLIRYLIIYTTVFLVITFAVYRLADYLVKPVSQLVATAQGFAIGEQAERKYVDSYDEINHLNHAFDDMATKLHEREQMHKKSTTIIETTDNGVFAVNQTTGAITLWNRTCRELFGSDKEAITLHQTKESSDAFRHFIETDDLETTIMQATERTKLEIDWLYGGETKTFVAMVRPLPGEEGDRDSDEVLIIFYDLTEKRKMEVELLRSEKLKIVGEMSAGFAHEIRNPLTTIRGFIQLAHESKSKINEDYYGLVLEEINRVNKIIHELLNISNPKPLEEKTDVNINCVLEDVIALQESNMRSHYIAWELLLDPSKPTLTADVNKLKQVLVNFVQNAIEAMTDGGSLTIRSSTEEDRLAIAIEDTGIGMSKETIEKLATPFFTTKATGTGLGLTMSYRIVEEMGGTIRVDSVEGEGTTFVLVLPMH; encoded by the coding sequence ATGTTTAATACATTGAGGTCTAAGCTATTTACCTTCACTATTTTAATTACATTCCTTCCGATGGTCATTATTGGCATTGTAAGCTATATGACGCAAAAGCAGGATCTAACGAATCAAGCTGAGCGATCTCTCCTTGCGCAAAGTGCGCAAATGAACACAGAGATCACCCGGTTTATTTCTGATCGGTTTAATGATGCTGCCTTTCTTGCGCAAAATCCTGTTGTGCAGGATTCAACAAGTACTACTCTAGAACTTCGCGAGCAACTAGCGCAGTTTTTAAGCGTCTACACGATTTATACAGAGGTTCTGTTGGTGGATCCGAATGGAACCGTTACATTAGATATTTTTAACGATTTAGAAGGAGAGAACTTAGCTGATCGCGAGTGGTTTTCAAGTGTATCAAATGGAAATATATATATGACAGACGTGTATCACTCCACATTAGTCGATGCGCCTGTACTTTTACTAGCAGCACCAGTTTACGACGAAAGCGGAGAGCTTGCTCGAATGGTCGTACCAGCATTTGACTTAACTTCATTAAATACGATTGTAGAAGAGTTTGGTGGTGCAGCAGATTCTACATGGGAAGGCTATACCTTTATCGTAAATGGAGAAGGAGACATCATCTCACATCCAGAAACGAGTCGTATTTTAACAGAAAACTATTTTGATGAAACAGGACGAAGTAATAATGAGTTAGAGTCTAATGCTCTGTATAACGAGGTGGCTCGAGTAAATGGAGAGGTTCAGGCAATTTCACAAGTAGAGCCATTCCCTGGCTTTGATCACGACTGGTTTGTTGCTGTGACTGTTGATGAGGAAGATCTTTATGCACCTCTTGATGGACTGCTGATTCGCTACTTAATCATTTACACAACCGTATTTCTTGTCATAACCTTTGCCGTATACAGGTTGGCAGATTATCTCGTGAAGCCTGTGAGTCAGCTAGTGGCAACCGCACAGGGCTTTGCGATAGGTGAGCAAGCTGAGCGGAAATACGTGGATTCGTATGATGAGATTAATCACTTAAACCATGCATTCGATGATATGGCAACAAAATTGCACGAGCGAGAGCAAATGCACAAAAAGTCCACGACCATTATTGAGACAACCGATAACGGCGTCTTTGCTGTTAATCAGACAACTGGCGCCATCACGCTTTGGAATCGCACGTGCCGAGAGTTGTTTGGATCAGACAAAGAGGCGATTACGTTGCACCAGACCAAGGAATCCTCTGATGCATTTAGGCATTTTATTGAGACAGATGATCTCGAGACAACGATTATGCAGGCCACAGAACGTACTAAGCTTGAGATCGACTGGCTTTACGGTGGCGAGACAAAAACATTCGTTGCCATGGTCAGACCGCTTCCGGGCGAAGAGGGCGACCGTGATTCCGATGAAGTACTTATTATCTTCTATGATCTGACAGAAAAGCGGAAGATGGAAGTGGAGCTACTTCGGTCAGAAAAGCTCAAAATTGTTGGCGAAATGTCAGCAGGCTTTGCGCATGAAATCCGTAACCCATTAACTACAATCCGAGGATTTATCCAGCTTGCGCATGAGAGTAAATCAAAGATTAATGAGGATTACTATGGTCTTGTGCTAGAAGAGATCAATAGAGTCAACAAAATCATTCATGAGCTTTTAAATATTTCAAATCCAAAGCCACTTGAAGAAAAAACGGACGTTAACATCAACTGTGTCTTAGAAGATGTTATTGCGCTTCAGGAATCGAATATGCGCTCCCACTATATTGCTTGGGAACTGCTTTTAGATCCATCGAAGCCTACGCTTACAGCAGACGTTAATAAGCTCAAGCAGGTGTTGGTCAACTTCGTACAAAATGCGATAGAAGCTATGACTGATGGCGGATCACTTACGATAAGATCTAGTACAGAAGAAGACCGACTCGCAATTGCAATCGAAGATACAGGAATTGGCATGTCAAAAGAGACAATCGAAAAACTTGCCACACCGTTCTTCACAACGAAAGCAACAGGAACAGGACTTGGACTTACGATGAGCTATCGTATTGTAGAGGAAATGGGCGGTACAATCCGTGTCGATTCCGTAGAGGGTGAAGGAACAACTTTCGTACTTGTTCTGCCAATGCACTAA
- a CDS encoding DUF423 domain-containing protein yields MKLFLVLGGILGFLFVSIGAFGAHALAARLESTGYAAQFQTGVQYHMIHAIAIVGVAILMNHLPSTGLLTGAGWSFFIGIILFSGSLYALSLTGIRVLGAITPIGGLAFLVGWVLIVAAAIID; encoded by the coding sequence ATGAAATTATTTCTTGTTTTAGGTGGTATATTAGGATTTTTATTCGTATCAATCGGGGCATTCGGCGCGCACGCGCTGGCCGCACGTTTAGAGTCAACAGGCTACGCAGCGCAGTTCCAAACAGGCGTGCAGTACCATATGATCCACGCGATCGCGATCGTCGGGGTTGCGATCTTGATGAATCACTTGCCGTCCACAGGATTACTAACAGGAGCAGGCTGGTCCTTCTTTATTGGCATCATTTTATTCTCCGGAAGTCTGTATGCGCTAAGCTTAACAGGCATCCGCGTCTTAGGTGCCATCACACCAATCGGTGGCTTAGCCTTTTTAGTAGGATGGGTCCTCATCGTAGCAGCTGCGATTATTGATTAA
- a CDS encoding YwdI family protein — protein MNIPASFIIQKMEAELAQLKASVNNPQQASEYREHAQAIKTYAELLLDSGSKPSYASSQPVQHAQVADVKPSAPMQQPQAQPTKQASKDIYDNGNEPESDSLFDF, from the coding sequence ATGAACATACCTGCGTCATTTATTATACAAAAAATGGAGGCGGAGCTTGCGCAACTGAAGGCGAGCGTCAATAATCCACAGCAGGCAAGCGAATATCGAGAGCATGCACAAGCGATTAAAACGTATGCTGAGCTACTGCTCGATTCGGGAAGTAAGCCAAGCTACGCATCAAGCCAGCCTGTTCAACATGCGCAAGTAGCCGATGTAAAGCCATCGGCACCGATGCAGCAGCCCCAGGCACAACCGACAAAACAAGCTTCGAAGGATATTTATGATAATGGCAATGAGCCAGAAAGTGATAGTCTGTTTGATTTTTAG
- a CDS encoding alpha/beta hydrolase-fold protein, whose protein sequence is MTTQTCDMHIRDNDLQKALTVQIVYSKNAKQQAKLLLVQDGADYVELGGIACHYKPDTIYVLLSPASSKDRFELYHPEGKLFEAFCTWCNETLIPEITYVCQQKGIELTERGLLGDSLGGLVNVYIAKKHPAQWSHLLLQSAAFSERELAITPAPHWHVYQLIGRKEDAFVSPRTGEQKWFYHWNCQVASSWHVHTNLTFIETDDEHLWTFWEQTLPDVLEFFEERRERV, encoded by the coding sequence TTGACCACACAAACATGCGACATGCACATACGCGACAACGACCTACAAAAAGCACTAACCGTCCAAATCGTCTACTCAAAAAACGCCAAACAACAAGCAAAACTCCTACTCGTACAGGATGGAGCCGATTACGTCGAGCTTGGCGGCATCGCGTGTCACTACAAGCCTGATACGATCTACGTGCTCTTATCACCCGCCTCTTCAAAGGACCGATTTGAACTCTATCATCCAGAGGGAAAATTATTTGAGGCGTTTTGCACATGGTGTAATGAAACGCTCATTCCTGAAATCACGTATGTGTGTCAGCAAAAGGGGATCGAGCTAACTGAGCGAGGGCTCTTAGGAGATTCGTTAGGTGGTCTGGTGAATGTATACATAGCAAAAAAGCATCCTGCACAGTGGTCCCACCTCCTCTTGCAGTCTGCTGCATTTTCAGAAAGGGAGCTGGCGATCACTCCTGCCCCACACTGGCACGTCTATCAGCTGATTGGGAGGAAGGAAGATGCGTTTGTCAGTCCGCGAACCGGCGAGCAAAAATGGTTTTATCACTGGAACTGTCAGGTTGCCTCTAGCTGGCATGTCCATACTAATCTAACATTTATCGAAACAGATGATGAACACCTATGGACGTTTTGGGAGCAGACACTCCCTGATGTGCTCGAATTTTTCGAAGAACGGAGGGAGCGCGTATGA
- a CDS encoding cell wall hydrolase, giving the protein MAVIRARDQDIDVLARLMRAEAEGEGEVGMLNAGNVMVNRVRADCLDFTDIRTVDQMAFQSPGGFEAVQKGYFYQHARERDKELARRLVRGERFAPGEFALWFFRPDGPCPEQWYGQYNSGRYKLHCFFNPLPGDCPSVYNVY; this is encoded by the coding sequence ATGGCTGTTATTCGTGCAAGGGATCAGGACATAGATGTGTTAGCTCGCCTGATGCGCGCTGAAGCGGAAGGAGAAGGTGAGGTTGGCATGCTTAATGCAGGCAATGTCATGGTCAATCGCGTGCGTGCAGACTGCCTTGATTTTACAGACATTCGTACGGTAGACCAAATGGCCTTTCAGTCGCCTGGAGGCTTTGAAGCCGTGCAAAAAGGCTACTTTTATCAGCATGCCCGAGAACGGGATAAAGAATTAGCAAGGAGACTCGTGCGAGGGGAACGCTTTGCTCCGGGCGAGTTTGCGCTCTGGTTCTTTCGTCCTGATGGTCCATGTCCAGAGCAGTGGTATGGCCAATATAACTCTGGTCGCTATAAGCTACACTGCTTTTTTAATCCACTTCCGGGCGATTGTCCATCCGTTTACAACGTTTATTAA
- a CDS encoding GNAT family N-acetyltransferase: MVRHIEIRTYKESDFDDLLSIQKEAFPPPFPEELWWSKQHISAHVNTFPDGAMIAYVDGDPAGSATSLITTLSDEAHSWEEIADDGYITRTHVANGDTLYGIDVCVRPTYRGKGIAAALYDARKQLVRDLGLARYVAGCRIPNYYEYAEQMDVATYVEHVVAGDIHDLVLSFMLKQGLHPVRILPNYVEDDESLNYAVLVEWRNDTL, from the coding sequence ATGGTCAGGCACATTGAGATTCGGACGTATAAAGAAAGCGACTTTGACGACTTATTAAGCATTCAAAAAGAGGCGTTCCCACCGCCATTCCCAGAGGAGCTGTGGTGGTCGAAGCAGCACATCTCGGCGCACGTGAACACCTTCCCTGATGGGGCGATGATCGCGTATGTAGACGGTGATCCAGCTGGATCTGCGACGTCATTGATTACGACATTATCCGACGAAGCGCATAGCTGGGAGGAGATCGCAGACGACGGTTACATAACACGCACTCACGTGGCCAACGGAGATACCCTTTACGGCATCGACGTGTGCGTGAGACCCACTTATCGCGGTAAAGGAATTGCAGCTGCACTTTACGACGCTCGCAAGCAGCTCGTCCGAGACTTAGGCTTAGCTCGCTACGTCGCAGGCTGTCGCATTCCTAATTACTACGAGTACGCCGAGCAAATGGACGTCGCGACATACGTCGAGCACGTTGTGGCAGGCGACATACATGATCTTGTGTTGTCCTTTATGCTCAAGCAAGGACTTCATCCCGTTCGCATCCTACCTAACTACGTCGAGGATGACGAATCCCTCAACTACGCCGTTTTAGTCGAGTGGCGCAATGATACGCTTTAA
- the gerQ gene encoding spore coat protein GerQ: MYNQPYHSSQMQGDPTQMPAGMQPYAGQQGYGQGGGQSQGQPQGQGVPWQGQGFGGGQGAGQGQEGQVQGQSQAFQPGSPMPPPPQFLQGQNQSQGPFAQDSLFPGQLPIEQSYIENILRLNRGRVGTFYMTYENNDKWNAKIFKGVIEAAGRDHIIISDPQTEKRYLLLMVNLDYVTFDEEIAYDYPFNGDGSQQTSTYAPR; this comes from the coding sequence ATGTATAACCAACCGTATCATTCATCTCAAATGCAGGGGGACCCAACGCAAATGCCTGCGGGAATGCAACCGTACGCCGGACAGCAGGGATATGGACAGGGTGGCGGTCAATCACAGGGACAGCCTCAAGGCCAAGGTGTTCCATGGCAGGGACAAGGATTCGGAGGTGGGCAAGGCGCCGGACAAGGTCAAGAAGGTCAGGTGCAAGGGCAGTCTCAAGCCTTCCAGCCAGGCTCGCCAATGCCACCACCTCCACAGTTTTTGCAAGGGCAAAATCAATCGCAGGGCCCATTTGCTCAGGACTCCTTATTCCCAGGACAGCTACCAATTGAACAGTCTTATATCGAAAATATTTTAAGACTGAACCGCGGTCGTGTCGGTACGTTTTATATGACGTACGAAAACAATGACAAGTGGAACGCGAAGATCTTTAAAGGGGTAATTGAAGCAGCAGGGCGCGATCACATTATTATTAGTGATCCGCAGACAGAGAAGCGGTATTTACTGCTGATGGTGAATTTAGATTATGTAACGTTTGATGAGGAGATTGCGTATGACTATCCGTTTAACGGTGATGGCTCTCAGCAGACGTCGACGTATGCGCCTAGGTAG